In the genome of Bacteroidales bacterium, the window TGTTATCTTTACTCATTGAATTCATAAATTATAAACCACACAAAAATTGACCTGTTATGAAAACTTTCACTCATTTTGCCGTTTTAACCCTTATCTTGCTTTTCATGTCGATGGGCACAGGTATGGCACAAAAACAAAAAGTCATACTGGATACGGACATTGGCTCTGATATCGACGACGCATTTGCTGTTGCGCTGTTACTGACCAGTCCCGAATTTGAAGTGCTGGGGATTGTTACGGATTACGGCAATACGCCCAAACGGGCAAATATTGTATGCAAAATGCTTCATGAAACCGGTAATGAAGACATTCCGGTGGTGGTTGGTGAAAAAACCGATGACCACTACGATACACAGTTTCATTGGGCAGAGGGATTTGATAAGGTTACTCCAATTGAACAATCCGGTTCGGATTTTATCATTGAAAAATTGGAACAGCATCCCGATGAAATAGTTTTGTTTACGATTGGTCCAGTGACCAACATAGGCAATGTGGTAGAGAAAAACCCCGATGCCCTGAAAAAGGCCAAACATATCTATTCTATGTTCGGCTCCTTCTACATGGGCTATGGAAGGCATCCCGTTCCCAGCGCCGAATGGAATGTAAGGGCGGATGTGGATGCCTCTCAGAAAATGGCTTCGGCAGGAGCTGATATCACGTATGCCGGCCTGGATGTCACCACTTTCGTTAACCTGGAAGAAGACCGGAGGCTTGAACTCCTCATGCGCCAATCTCCCTTAACTGATGCGCTTTCCGGCCTGTATACCCTGTGGCCTTATGAGACGCCTACATTATATGATCCTGTGGCCATAGGAATGTATTTGTGGCCCGAACTGTTCAATACACGAAAAGCCCATGTGGATGTTACCGACGAGGGTTATACCGTGAT includes:
- a CDS encoding nucleoside hydrolase, with translation MKTFTHFAVLTLILLFMSMGTGMAQKQKVILDTDIGSDIDDAFAVALLLTSPEFEVLGIVTDYGNTPKRANIVCKMLHETGNEDIPVVVGEKTDDHYDTQFHWAEGFDKVTPIEQSGSDFIIEKLEQHPDEIVLFTIGPVTNIGNVVEKNPDALKKAKHIYSMFGSFYMGYGRHPVPSAEWNVRADVDASQKMASAGADITYAGLDVTTFVNLEEDRRLELLMRQSPLTDALSGLYTLWPYETPTLYDPVAIGMYLWPELFNTRKAHVDVTDEGYTVIDESKEPNAEIGMSINKEEFLDRVMERLLQQNMNESD